In Actinomadura citrea, a single window of DNA contains:
- a CDS encoding phosphate acyltransferase, producing the protein MGETGGAARVVLDAMGGDHGPAETVPGALAAHRAHGVPVLLVGRADEIDEELRRHGGVGELEVQHADDVIPMAERGSNAAFQSKSSLMVGCELARRGGAAFVSAGSTGAVVTCAVRALGRREGVLRPALAVALPAMSGFTVLVDAGGTADPSAEMVAQFAALGTEYARSVLGVADPSVGLLSIAAEPGKGNRLVRDAALLLPDMPVRFHGNVEGHDVLAGTVDVVVTDGFTGNVVLKSIEGCVRTTLGLVARAGTVDAGPLEAVARLYAADTHGGAALLGLTGTVVVAHGSSSAAAVARACVVARDLAAEGQ; encoded by the coding sequence ATGGGAGAAACGGGCGGCGCGGCGCGGGTCGTGCTGGACGCGATGGGCGGCGACCACGGGCCCGCCGAGACGGTGCCGGGCGCGCTGGCGGCGCACCGCGCGCACGGGGTCCCCGTCCTCCTGGTGGGACGGGCCGACGAGATCGACGAGGAGCTGCGGCGGCACGGCGGCGTCGGCGAGCTGGAGGTGCAGCACGCCGACGACGTCATCCCCATGGCCGAGCGGGGCTCGAACGCCGCGTTCCAGTCCAAGTCCAGCCTGATGGTGGGCTGCGAGCTGGCGCGACGCGGAGGGGCGGCGTTCGTGTCGGCCGGGTCCACCGGCGCGGTGGTGACCTGCGCCGTCCGCGCCCTCGGGCGGCGCGAGGGCGTGCTGCGCCCGGCGCTGGCCGTGGCACTGCCCGCCATGTCGGGCTTCACCGTCCTGGTCGACGCGGGCGGCACCGCCGACCCGTCGGCGGAGATGGTGGCTCAGTTCGCGGCGCTCGGCACCGAGTACGCGCGGAGCGTCCTGGGCGTGGCCGATCCTTCGGTGGGGCTGCTGTCCATCGCGGCGGAGCCGGGCAAGGGGAACCGGCTCGTCCGGGACGCGGCGCTGCTGCTGCCGGACATGCCGGTGCGCTTCCACGGCAACGTCGAGGGCCACGACGTGCTGGCCGGAACCGTCGATGTGGTCGTGACCGACGGGTTCACCGGGAACGTCGTACTGAAGAGCATCGAAGGCTGCGTCCGCACGACGCTCGGCCTCGTCGCCCGTGCCGGAACCGTCGACGCCGGGCCGCTGGAGGCGGTCGCGCGCCTGTACGCGGCCGACACCCACGGGGGCGCCGCGCTGCTGGGCCTGACCGGAACGGTCGTCGTCGCGCACGGCTCGTCGAGCGCGGCCGCCGTCGCCCGTGCCTGCGTGGTGGCACGCGACCTGGCCGCGGAGGGTCAGTGA
- a CDS encoding glycosyltransferase, whose translation MRALTVLQAAAAGVVASRLARGRRRPAPLRPGTAGPPPERVSVVVPARDEESRLEGCLAPLLADPAVDEVIVVDDESRDGTARLAERLGATVLPGAPLPDGWIGKQWALHQGVQAATGPVVVLLDADMRPKAGLCAELAALLDAHDLVSAGPRFICGNAVEQALHASLLATLVYRFGPIGSTTAPTGPGASVGRLLVTGQCMAFRKARMDEADGFARVRRHLTDDVALGRLLARDGWRVAFVDAGPLLEVDMHTSAADVWREWGRSIALRDVTPVAHLAGDLAVVWLTAALPVLRLAVGRPTPLDLGLLAQRLLLVTALRGSYVRPGPGLAASPFLDAAAAIRLTWSALLPTRTWRGRDYGPAVVRAAVPPAPPARNAAR comes from the coding sequence ATGAGGGCGCTGACCGTCCTCCAGGCGGCCGCCGCCGGGGTCGTCGCGTCGCGGCTCGCCCGGGGGCGCCGCCGTCCCGCGCCGCTGAGGCCGGGGACGGCAGGACCGCCGCCCGAGCGGGTGTCGGTGGTGGTCCCCGCCCGCGACGAGGAGTCCCGCCTCGAAGGATGCCTGGCGCCGCTGCTCGCCGACCCGGCCGTGGACGAGGTCATCGTCGTGGACGACGAGTCCCGCGACGGCACCGCGCGGCTGGCCGAGCGGCTGGGCGCCACCGTCCTCCCGGGCGCGCCGCTGCCGGACGGGTGGATCGGCAAGCAGTGGGCCCTGCACCAGGGCGTGCAGGCCGCGACCGGCCCGGTCGTGGTCCTGCTGGACGCCGACATGCGTCCCAAGGCGGGCCTCTGCGCGGAACTGGCGGCGCTCCTGGACGCCCATGACCTGGTGAGCGCGGGACCCCGCTTCATCTGCGGCAACGCGGTGGAGCAGGCGCTGCACGCCTCGCTGCTGGCCACGCTCGTCTACCGCTTCGGGCCCATCGGCTCGACGACGGCGCCCACCGGGCCGGGGGCATCGGTGGGGCGGTTGCTCGTCACGGGGCAGTGCATGGCCTTTCGCAAGGCGCGGATGGACGAGGCCGACGGGTTCGCGCGAGTCAGGCGCCATCTCACCGACGATGTGGCGCTCGGGAGGCTCCTCGCCCGCGACGGCTGGCGGGTCGCGTTCGTGGACGCGGGCCCGCTGCTGGAGGTGGACATGCACACCTCCGCCGCCGACGTGTGGCGCGAATGGGGACGGTCCATCGCGCTGCGGGACGTCACCCCCGTCGCCCATCTGGCGGGCGATCTGGCGGTGGTCTGGCTGACCGCCGCGCTCCCCGTCCTGCGGCTCGCGGTAGGACGGCCGACGCCGCTCGACCTCGGCCTGCTGGCGCAGCGGCTCCTCCTCGTGACGGCCCTGCGCGGCAGTTACGTGCGTCCGGGCCCCGGCCTGGCGGCGTCCCCGTTCCTGGACGCGGCGGCGGCCATCCGGCTCACCTGGTCGGCGCTGCTGCCGACGCGCACCTGGCGCGGCCGGGACTACGGCCCGGCGGTGGTCAGGGCCGCCGTCCCGCCAGCGCCGCCTGCCCGAAACGCAGCCCGATGA
- a CDS encoding MFS transporter — protein MKAGSGPGVLVLVCACQFMVILDASIVNVALPSVDRDLGFTAAGLAWVVNGYLLTFAGLMLLGGRAADLFGHRRTLAAGMLLFSASSLVGGLATAPQILVAARVVQGVGAALLAPATLAVINTGFTGGRERARAFGAWSAAGGVGGMAGAVAGGALTTGLSWRWVFLINVPIGAVLIVVALTSLSGARTGRREPLDLPGAVTGTAGLAALIYGVMQSTGHGWTSARVAGPAVAGLLLLAVFLVVEGRFAARPLMPLRLFRIRGVAAGGGMLLLFGGIAIAMWYFTSLFLQNVLGYGALRAGLGQTPAAVMFMLVARLAAGLLPRTGARLLVLAGCGCLLAGFGWLSQAGAGSGYVTGVLGPTLLVAVGIGLTFPTLMAATTAGVPEGDAGVIGGLANTAAQAGGAVGLAVLATVATARTQAAPGGPATTAALAAGYDRVFLMAAGLGLIIAVVGLLLPRGRAAS, from the coding sequence GTGAAGGCAGGGAGCGGGCCCGGCGTGCTGGTGCTGGTGTGCGCGTGCCAGTTCATGGTGATTCTGGACGCGTCCATCGTCAACGTCGCCCTGCCCTCGGTCGATCGGGACCTCGGCTTCACCGCCGCGGGACTGGCCTGGGTGGTGAACGGCTACCTGCTCACCTTCGCCGGGCTCATGCTGCTGGGCGGACGCGCCGCCGACCTGTTCGGCCACCGCCGGACGCTGGCCGCCGGGATGCTCCTGTTCTCCGCCTCCAGCCTCGTCGGCGGCCTGGCGACCGCGCCGCAGATCCTGGTGGCGGCGCGCGTCGTCCAGGGCGTGGGAGCCGCCCTGCTGGCCCCGGCGACGCTGGCCGTGATCAACACCGGCTTCACCGGGGGCCGCGAGCGGGCGCGGGCGTTCGGCGCGTGGTCCGCCGCCGGCGGCGTGGGCGGGATGGCGGGCGCGGTCGCGGGCGGCGCCCTCACGACCGGCCTGTCCTGGCGGTGGGTCTTCCTGATCAACGTGCCGATCGGCGCGGTGCTGATCGTGGTGGCCCTGACGTCGCTGTCCGGTGCGCGGACCGGCCGGCGGGAGCCGCTCGACCTCCCCGGCGCCGTCACCGGAACGGCGGGGCTGGCCGCGCTGATCTACGGGGTCATGCAGAGCACCGGCCACGGCTGGACGTCCGCGCGGGTCGCCGGTCCGGCCGTGGCGGGCCTGCTCCTGCTCGCCGTCTTCCTCGTGGTGGAGGGACGTTTCGCCGCCCGGCCGCTGATGCCGCTGCGGCTGTTCAGGATCCGGGGGGTGGCCGCGGGCGGCGGCATGCTGCTGCTCTTCGGGGGGATCGCCATCGCGATGTGGTACTTCACGTCGCTGTTCCTGCAGAACGTCCTGGGCTATGGCGCGCTCCGGGCCGGGCTCGGGCAGACGCCCGCGGCCGTGATGTTCATGCTGGTCGCGCGCCTCGCCGCCGGACTGCTGCCCCGGACGGGTGCGCGCCTTCTGGTCCTGGCGGGGTGCGGCTGTCTCCTCGCCGGGTTCGGCTGGCTCTCCCAGGCCGGCGCCGGGAGCGGCTACGTCACCGGCGTGCTCGGGCCCACCCTGCTCGTCGCGGTCGGGATCGGGCTGACGTTCCCCACCCTCATGGCCGCGACGACCGCGGGCGTCCCCGAGGGCGACGCGGGGGTCATCGGCGGGCTGGCCAACACCGCCGCTCAGGCGGGCGGGGCGGTGGGCCTGGCGGTGCTCGCGACGGTGGCCACCGCGCGGACGCAGGCGGCGCCCGGCGGGCCGGCCACGACCGCCGCGCTCGCCGCCGGTTACGACCGGGTCTTCCTCATGGCGGCCGGTCTGGGCCTGATCATCGCCGTGGTGGGCCTGCTGCTGCCGCGCGGCCGGGCCGCGTCCTGA
- a CDS encoding MarR family winged helix-turn-helix transcriptional regulator codes for MDFDRADAINQAIRLLSLRHRARAAALLAPLGLHPGQETLLLELARTGPRIQAQLSEALGCEPPSVTLMTRKLEASGHVRRRPAPSDKRASIVELTDSGAALAERVKELWCALAEETVTGLPEQTVADLPGVLGTLTANVDTRRPRDDARRARQDRGSDG; via the coding sequence GTGGACTTCGACCGAGCCGACGCGATCAACCAGGCCATCCGCCTGCTGAGCCTGCGCCACCGCGCCCGGGCCGCGGCGCTGCTGGCCCCGCTCGGACTGCACCCCGGCCAGGAGACGCTGCTCCTCGAACTCGCGCGGACCGGCCCGAGGATCCAGGCGCAACTCAGCGAGGCGCTCGGCTGCGAGCCGCCCAGCGTCACGCTCATGACCCGCAAGCTGGAGGCGTCCGGGCACGTCCGGCGCAGGCCCGCGCCCTCCGACAAGCGCGCCAGCATCGTGGAGCTCACCGACTCCGGGGCGGCCCTGGCGGAACGGGTCAAGGAACTGTGGTGCGCCCTGGCGGAGGAGACCGTGACCGGCCTGCCCGAGCAGACCGTGGCGGACCTGCCCGGCGTGCTCGGCACCCTGACCGCCAACGTCGACACCCGGCGCCCACGCGACGATGCCAGGCGCGCACGCCAGGACCGCGGATCCGACGGGTGA
- the wrbA gene encoding NAD(P)H:quinone oxidoreductase, translated as MSVKVAVIYYSSTGAVHALAQAVAEGAVSAGAEVRLRRVAELVTDATIDENPRWRRHVDATASIAEAAVEDLAWADAYAFGTPTRFGAPAAQLKQFIDQSVGLWREGVLADKPVTAFTSAFNRHGGNEATIISLANVFYHWGALIVPPGYTDPAVYAAGGNPYGASSVTGPSGDGPDTASLDAARHQGRRLTRTTIRLLAGTRADGVEAAPQTA; from the coding sequence ATGTCCGTGAAGGTCGCCGTCATCTACTACAGCTCGACGGGCGCCGTGCACGCGCTCGCCCAGGCCGTCGCCGAGGGCGCCGTCTCCGCCGGGGCCGAGGTGAGGCTGCGGCGGGTCGCCGAGCTGGTGACCGACGCCACGATCGACGAGAACCCGCGGTGGCGGCGGCACGTGGACGCCACCGCCTCGATCGCGGAGGCCGCCGTCGAGGACCTGGCGTGGGCCGACGCGTACGCGTTCGGGACGCCGACCCGGTTCGGCGCGCCCGCCGCGCAGCTCAAGCAGTTCATCGACCAGAGCGTCGGCCTGTGGCGGGAGGGCGTGCTGGCCGACAAGCCGGTGACGGCGTTCACCTCGGCGTTCAACCGCCACGGCGGCAACGAGGCCACGATCATCTCGCTGGCCAACGTCTTCTACCACTGGGGCGCGCTGATCGTCCCGCCCGGCTACACCGACCCGGCCGTCTACGCCGCCGGAGGCAATCCCTACGGCGCCTCGTCGGTGACCGGGCCGTCCGGCGACGGCCCCGACACGGCCTCCCTCGACGCGGCCCGGCACCAGGGCCGCCGCCTCACCCGGACCACGATCCGCCTGCTCGCCGGCACCCGCGCGGACGGGGTCGAGGCCGCCCCGCAGACCGCGTGA
- a CDS encoding phytoene desaturase family protein — protein sequence MGGRGPVVVIGAGLGGLSAAIHLAARGREVVLVEARDVPGGCCGTVRTGGYRFDTGPSVLTMPEVLAETFGAAGADLESVLPLRRLDPFYRLAFHDGSRLDVVGGAERMAAGVRELCGPAEAARYLRFRRRLGEMFEGEWSSFIDADMTRLRGMARPHALLRLAAAGGFRRLDRFVAGHLTDERLVRAHTFQALYVGLPPHKALAIYAVVAHMDTVGGVYFPSRGGMHAVPQALAAVAEKAGASIRYGVRAERVETGTDGVTAVRLDTGERLPASSVVVACDLPRAHAGLLPDGAGDWRLRRPRYSPSCLVLHFGLDRRLPGQSHHTLHFGREWGTVFSALAAGRPQPDPSLLVTYPESDDTAAPAGHSTLSVLEPAPNLAGGADWDRLAPQLEDRLLGRLADLGYGDLSAAPRETFDPPTWARLGHSAGTPFALDHRFRQTAWFRPSGRSRRVAGLHFAGMYTAPGVGVPPALISGRLAAARIMEGAR from the coding sequence ATGGGAGGGCGGGGCCCGGTCGTCGTGATCGGGGCGGGTCTCGGCGGCCTGTCCGCCGCGATCCATCTGGCGGCGCGGGGCCGCGAGGTGGTGCTGGTCGAGGCCCGGGACGTGCCGGGCGGCTGCTGCGGGACCGTCCGTACCGGGGGGTACCGGTTCGACACCGGACCTTCGGTGCTGACCATGCCGGAGGTGCTCGCCGAGACGTTCGGCGCGGCGGGCGCCGACCTCGAGAGCGTTCTCCCGCTGCGGCGCCTGGACCCGTTCTACCGGCTGGCGTTCCACGACGGCTCCCGGCTGGACGTGGTGGGCGGCGCCGAGCGGATGGCCGCGGGCGTCCGGGAGCTGTGCGGCCCGGCGGAGGCGGCGCGCTACCTGCGGTTCCGGCGGCGGCTCGGGGAGATGTTCGAGGGGGAATGGTCGTCGTTCATCGACGCGGACATGACCCGGCTGCGCGGCATGGCGCGCCCCCACGCGCTGCTCAGGCTGGCGGCGGCGGGCGGATTCCGGCGCCTGGACCGCTTCGTCGCCGGTCACCTGACGGACGAACGGCTCGTCAGGGCCCACACCTTCCAGGCGCTGTACGTGGGGCTGCCTCCTCACAAGGCGCTGGCGATCTACGCCGTCGTCGCGCACATGGACACCGTCGGCGGTGTCTACTTCCCGTCCCGGGGCGGCATGCACGCCGTCCCGCAGGCGCTGGCGGCCGTCGCGGAGAAGGCCGGCGCCTCGATCAGGTACGGCGTCCGCGCCGAACGGGTCGAGACCGGCACGGACGGTGTGACGGCGGTCCGGCTGGACACCGGCGAGCGGCTGCCCGCGAGCAGCGTCGTCGTCGCCTGCGACCTGCCGCGGGCGCACGCCGGACTGCTCCCGGACGGGGCCGGCGACTGGCGGCTGCGCAGGCCGCGGTACTCGCCGTCCTGCCTGGTCCTGCATTTCGGGCTGGACCGGCGGCTGCCCGGTCAGTCCCATCACACCCTGCACTTCGGCCGCGAGTGGGGCACCGTCTTCTCCGCCCTGGCGGCCGGACGCCCCCAGCCGGACCCGAGCCTCCTCGTGACCTATCCCGAATCGGACGACACCGCCGCGCCCGCCGGGCACTCGACGTTGAGCGTCCTGGAACCCGCGCCCAACCTGGCGGGCGGGGCCGACTGGGACCGCCTCGCCCCGCAGCTGGAAGACCGCCTGCTGGGCCGTCTGGCCGACCTCGGGTACGGCGACCTGTCGGCGGCGCCCAGGGAGACCTTCGACCCGCCGACGTGGGCGCGCCTCGGCCACTCGGCGGGCACGCCCTTCGCCCTCGACCACCGTTTCCGGCAGACGGCGTGGTTCCGCCCGTCGGGCCGGAGCCGCCGCGTCGCGGGGCTGCACTTCGCCGGGATGTACACCGCGCCCGGCGTGGGGGTCCCACCGGCACTGATCTCCGGGAGGCTGGCCGCCGCCCGGATCATGGAGGGCGCCCGATGA
- a CDS encoding glycerol-3-phosphate acyltransferase, protein MVTAVIPVLVSVVGGYLLGSVPVAVLVGRAHGLDPRDVGDRNPGFWNVMEQLGRKASVPVFAGDMLKGTAAGLVGLLVSGVETGRFGSVAGASVLPVYAAVGAAMAGHAWPVFAGRRGGRSILTFAGGFAVICPAAFALGLVLLLAGTLVFSFTWGARLSVFSLPVLQLFFAPVEQVAGTGALMCLIGLRFGQAALAGRRP, encoded by the coding sequence GTGGTCACAGCGGTGATTCCCGTGCTCGTGTCGGTCGTCGGCGGCTACCTGCTGGGCTCGGTGCCGGTCGCGGTGCTCGTCGGCCGCGCCCACGGCCTCGATCCCCGCGACGTCGGCGACCGCAACCCCGGCTTCTGGAACGTCATGGAGCAGCTCGGCCGGAAGGCCTCCGTGCCCGTCTTCGCCGGCGACATGCTCAAGGGGACGGCGGCCGGGCTGGTCGGCCTGCTGGTGAGCGGGGTCGAGACGGGCCGGTTCGGTTCGGTGGCCGGGGCGAGCGTCCTGCCGGTGTACGCGGCGGTCGGCGCGGCGATGGCCGGCCACGCCTGGCCGGTGTTCGCCGGGCGCCGGGGCGGGCGCTCGATCCTGACCTTCGCCGGCGGGTTCGCGGTGATCTGCCCGGCGGCGTTCGCGCTCGGCCTCGTCCTGCTCCTCGCGGGGACTCTCGTCTTCTCGTTCACGTGGGGCGCCCGCCTCTCGGTGTTCTCGCTGCCGGTGCTGCAGCTGTTCTTCGCCCCCGTCGAGCAGGTCGCCGGGACCGGGGCGCTGATGTGCCTCATCGGGCTGCGTTTCGGGCAGGCGGCGCTGGCGGGACGGCGGCCCTGA
- a CDS encoding spheroidene monooxygenase yields MSTEIIASFHLIRYAGVDAMRHMAFDRPVLRGTGGLRFWRLLGTGRGRSMSLGADLRRWALFAVWEGEPALEGFLTRSPIAVRWRDEAEESWHVRLAPLASRGGWGGADPLAGAAAHPPPHGPVAVLTRASIRPGRLVAFYRSVPGVDRLLCGQDGCLASVGVGEWPLARQATFSLWRDEAAVRRYAYQGGAHRDVVRRVRREGWYSEELFARFVPFGSEGTWNGRDPLRPGGGDGPAHGTGPMAH; encoded by the coding sequence ATGAGCACGGAGATCATCGCCTCGTTCCACCTCATCAGGTACGCGGGAGTGGACGCCATGCGGCACATGGCGTTCGACCGTCCGGTGCTGCGCGGCACCGGCGGCCTGCGGTTCTGGCGGCTGCTCGGGACGGGGAGGGGCCGCTCCATGAGCCTCGGCGCCGACCTGCGGCGCTGGGCCCTGTTCGCGGTGTGGGAAGGCGAACCGGCGCTGGAGGGCTTTCTCACGCGTTCCCCGATCGCGGTGCGGTGGCGGGACGAGGCCGAGGAGTCCTGGCATGTGCGGCTCGCGCCGCTGGCGTCCCGGGGCGGCTGGGGAGGGGCCGACCCGCTCGCCGGAGCGGCGGCCCACCCTCCGCCGCACGGACCGGTGGCCGTGCTGACCAGGGCGTCGATCCGTCCGGGACGGCTGGTGGCGTTCTACCGTTCCGTACCGGGCGTGGACCGCCTGCTGTGCGGCCAGGACGGCTGCCTCGCCTCGGTCGGGGTCGGGGAGTGGCCGCTGGCCCGGCAGGCGACGTTCTCGCTGTGGCGGGACGAGGCGGCCGTCCGCCGCTACGCCTACCAGGGAGGCGCCCACCGCGACGTCGTCAGGCGGGTCCGCCGCGAAGGCTGGTACAGCGAGGAGCTCTTCGCCCGCTTCGTTCCGTTCGGCAGCGAGGGCACCTGGAACGGCCGCGACCCGCTGCGTCCCGGCGGCGGAGACGGACCCGCTCACGGCACCGGCCCCATGGCTCACTGA
- a CDS encoding phytoene desaturase family protein has product MAEVTVVGGGVGGMTAALRLARGGHEVRLYERLDRLGGKLAEYERDGFTFSLGPSLLTMPRLFRELGVDVPLVELDELCRYHFADGSRLRAFRGPDRMEQEVDRLSPGQGPAWRSFYGWAEECYAASERTFFAGPLGRPPEKPRIGDLFSVAPGRTLDGLARRFFDDPRMHQYVGRYATYAGSSPYRAPAALGCVPAIEHGFGGWYVAGGLPRIADALARLLTDAGVEVHTGTEVAEVVAGRSAVSGVVLASGERVSADAVIVNADAAALYGWLLPDRRRLRRLAGLGLSSSAFLLLAGVDGRTEDLPHHSVVFSADYRKEFDDIFHRKVPPDDPTVHIGCSAVDDPAQAPGGAENWVMLVNVPARDPGRWPMSRESYRDLVLEGLAKRGHDLSGRLRFVDMFTPADLRDRYGAWGGAIYGTAYQGRFAPFRRPGNRGPRRGLYLVGGSAHPGGGLPLVAMGGRIVASLVNQDFGGARGTTPLERTETQ; this is encoded by the coding sequence ATGGCGGAAGTGACCGTGGTCGGCGGCGGGGTCGGCGGGATGACCGCCGCGCTGCGGCTGGCGCGCGGCGGCCACGAGGTCCGGCTCTACGAGCGGCTGGACCGGCTCGGCGGGAAGCTGGCGGAGTACGAGCGGGACGGGTTCACGTTCTCGCTCGGCCCGTCCCTGCTGACCATGCCGCGACTGTTCCGGGAACTCGGAGTGGACGTCCCGCTGGTGGAACTGGACGAGCTGTGCCGGTACCACTTCGCCGACGGGTCGCGGCTGCGCGCGTTCCGCGGCCCCGACCGGATGGAGCAGGAGGTCGACCGCCTGAGCCCCGGCCAGGGCCCGGCCTGGCGGTCCTTCTACGGCTGGGCGGAGGAGTGCTACGCGGCCTCGGAGCGGACGTTCTTCGCCGGGCCGCTGGGCCGTCCCCCCGAGAAACCCCGGATCGGCGACCTGTTCTCGGTCGCGCCGGGCCGGACGCTGGACGGCCTGGCGCGGCGCTTCTTCGACGACCCGCGGATGCACCAGTACGTCGGCCGGTACGCGACGTACGCGGGGTCGAGCCCGTACCGGGCGCCGGCCGCCCTCGGCTGCGTCCCGGCCATCGAGCACGGGTTCGGCGGCTGGTACGTCGCGGGCGGCCTGCCCCGGATCGCCGACGCCCTCGCCCGGCTCCTGACCGACGCGGGCGTCGAGGTGCACACGGGAACCGAGGTGGCGGAGGTGGTCGCCGGCCGTTCGGCGGTGTCGGGCGTGGTGCTGGCGTCGGGCGAGCGGGTGAGCGCCGACGCCGTGATCGTCAACGCCGATGCCGCCGCGCTGTACGGCTGGCTGCTGCCCGACCGGCGCCGACTGCGCAGGCTCGCCGGACTCGGCCTGTCGTCATCGGCTTTTCTGCTCCTCGCGGGGGTGGACGGCCGTACTGAGGACCTGCCGCACCACTCCGTCGTCTTCTCGGCGGACTACCGGAAGGAGTTCGACGACATCTTCCACCGGAAGGTGCCGCCGGACGACCCGACCGTCCACATCGGCTGCTCGGCGGTGGACGACCCGGCCCAGGCCCCGGGCGGGGCTGAGAACTGGGTGATGCTGGTGAACGTCCCGGCGCGCGATCCCGGCCGGTGGCCGATGTCCCGCGAGTCGTACCGGGACCTCGTGCTGGAGGGGCTGGCGAAACGCGGGCACGACCTCTCGGGCCGGCTCCGGTTCGTGGACATGTTCACGCCCGCCGACCTTCGCGACCGGTACGGCGCCTGGGGCGGCGCCATCTACGGAACCGCCTACCAGGGACGTTTCGCGCCGTTCCGCCGGCCGGGCAACCGTGGGCCGCGGCGCGGCCTCTACCTGGTGGGCGGGTCGGCGCATCCGGGCGGCGGCCTCCCGCTCGTCGCGATGGGCGGCCGGATCGTCGCCTCCCTCGTGAACCAGGACTTCGGCGGCGCACGCGGCACCACGCCCCTCGAAAGGACGGAAACACAGTGA
- a CDS encoding carotenoid biosynthesis protein: MRLGWDAPASRPLGLLGAGLLAAMVVAQVASGLRPEPIRLTSVVVVLLAASAVAFLADRRGPGRAAGAFAATVAIGYAAEWIGIRTGLPFGEYSYTSVLRPQAGGVPVIVAAAWGGMGLAAHAVATAVAPENRVARWAAGAAALTAWDLFLDPQMLRLGLWTWADDGPYRGVPLSNFAGWLVVSVLVMMAIDLIVGREDAAVRSWRNGPSWSRSPSWRQGRSWRHGQSWRHGPSSESGPSRGLVTLYSVMAAMETLAFAAVFEPGDPLVAAAGGVAMGAFAVPAWRRAWRK, from the coding sequence ATGCGGCTCGGCTGGGACGCGCCGGCGTCGCGACCTCTCGGACTGCTCGGCGCCGGGCTGCTGGCCGCGATGGTGGTGGCCCAGGTCGCGTCCGGGCTGAGACCTGAGCCGATCCGGCTGACCAGCGTGGTCGTGGTGCTGCTGGCGGCGAGCGCCGTGGCGTTCCTCGCCGACCGGCGGGGCCCCGGCCGCGCGGCCGGGGCCTTCGCCGCGACCGTGGCCATCGGGTACGCGGCCGAATGGATCGGCATCCGCACGGGCCTGCCGTTCGGGGAGTACTCCTACACCTCGGTGCTGCGGCCCCAGGCCGGCGGCGTGCCGGTCATCGTGGCGGCGGCGTGGGGCGGCATGGGGCTGGCCGCGCACGCCGTCGCGACCGCGGTCGCGCCGGAGAACCGGGTCGCGCGGTGGGCGGCGGGGGCCGCGGCGCTGACGGCATGGGACCTGTTCCTGGACCCGCAGATGCTGCGGCTCGGCCTGTGGACGTGGGCGGACGACGGCCCCTACCGCGGCGTGCCGCTCAGCAACTTCGCCGGATGGCTGGTGGTGTCCGTCCTGGTCATGATGGCGATCGATCTGATCGTGGGACGGGAGGACGCCGCCGTTCGATCCTGGAGGAACGGCCCGTCCTGGAGTCGGAGCCCATCGTGGCGGCAGGGCCGGTCCTGGAGGCACGGCCAGTCGTGGCGGCATGGCCCGTCCTCGGAATCCGGCCCGTCCCGGGGGCTCGTCACGCTCTACTCGGTGATGGCGGCCATGGAGACGCTGGCCTTCGCGGCGGTGTTCGAGCCGGGAGACCCGCTGGTCGCGGCGGCGGGAGGGGTGGCGATGGGGGCGTTCGCAGTCCCGGCTTGGAGGCGCGCATGGCGGAAGTGA
- a CDS encoding phytoene/squalene synthase family protein produces the protein MTLTASYEHCRRLNARHGRSFYLATLLLPAWKRRHVHALYGFARHVDDIVDEYEATGAEGRAAALDQVKGRLDAALAGEHVRDPVLPAFVHTVRSFDVEREDIDAFLESMRADLTVTRYATYDDLLAYMEGSAAAIGLMMLPVLETLPGAGRTAREPARELGRAFQLTNFLRDVAEDLGRGRVYLPTNDLKRFGVTEDDLASGTCTPGIRELVAFEAGRAREHYGRALEGVKLLVPSSRPCIRAAHELYGGILDEIEAAGHDVLAARARVPRHRRAVIYARHLLAASAAGRAERRVPAGMA, from the coding sequence ATGACGCTGACCGCGAGCTACGAGCACTGCCGCCGCCTCAACGCCCGGCACGGGCGCTCCTTCTACCTGGCGACGCTGCTGCTGCCCGCGTGGAAACGCCGGCACGTGCACGCCCTGTACGGGTTCGCCCGCCACGTGGACGACATCGTCGACGAGTACGAGGCCACCGGCGCGGAAGGCCGGGCCGCGGCGCTGGACCAGGTCAAGGGACGGCTCGACGCGGCACTGGCGGGCGAGCACGTCCGCGACCCGGTCCTGCCCGCGTTCGTGCACACCGTGCGCTCGTTCGATGTCGAGCGCGAGGACATCGACGCGTTCCTGGAGTCGATGCGCGCCGACCTGACCGTCACCCGGTACGCGACCTACGACGACCTGCTGGCCTACATGGAGGGGTCGGCCGCGGCCATCGGCCTGATGATGCTGCCCGTCCTGGAGACCCTGCCCGGCGCCGGGCGGACCGCGCGCGAGCCCGCCCGGGAGCTCGGCCGGGCGTTCCAGCTGACCAACTTCCTGCGCGACGTGGCCGAGGACCTGGGCCGCGGCCGCGTGTACCTCCCGACGAACGACCTGAAGAGGTTCGGCGTGACCGAGGACGACCTGGCCTCCGGCACGTGCACGCCCGGCATCCGCGAGCTGGTGGCCTTCGAGGCCGGCCGCGCGCGGGAGCACTACGGCCGTGCGCTGGAGGGGGTGAAGCTGCTGGTGCCGTCCTCGCGCCCCTGCATCCGCGCGGCGCACGAGCTGTACGGCGGGATCCTGGACGAGATCGAGGCTGCCGGCCACGACGTGCTGGCCGCGCGGGCGCGGGTGCCCCGCCACCGCCGCGCCGTGATCTACGCGCGGCACCTGCTGGCGGCGTCGGCCGCGGGCCGGGCCGAGCGGCGTGTCCCCGCCGGGATGGCCTGA